The Tursiops truncatus isolate mTurTru1 chromosome 6, mTurTru1.mat.Y, whole genome shotgun sequence genome includes a window with the following:
- the EXOSC3 gene encoding exosome complex component RRP40 isoform X1 has product MAEAAAVVAESLAGYRARAARAVLEQVVLPGEELLLPGQEDGEGPGSAGERPLRLNAGARSRGRVVCGPGLRRCGDRLLVTKCGRLRHKEPGSGNGGGVYWVDSQQKRYVPVKGDHVIGIVTAKSGDIFKVDVGGSEPASLSYLSFEGATKRNRPNVQVGDLIYGQFVVANKDMEPEMVCIDSCGRANGMGVIGQDGLLFKVTLGLIRRLLAPDCEILQEVGKLYPLEIVFGMNGRIWVKAKTIQQTLILANVLEACEHMTADQRKQIFSRLAES; this is encoded by the exons ATGGCCGAGGCGGCGGCTGTTGTTGCGGAATCCCTGGCGGGCTACAGGGCTCGGGCGGCACGTGCGGTGCTAGAGCAGGTGGTGCTCCCGGGTGAGGAGCTGCTGCTCCCTGGACAGGAGGACGGAGAAGGCCCAGGAAGTGCAGGGGAGCGACCGCTGCGCCTGAACGCCGGGGCGCGCTCCCGGGGGCGCGTGGTGTGCGGCCCGGGCTTGCGGCGCTGCGGCGACCGGCTGCTGGTCACTAAGTGCGGCCGCCTCCGTCACAAGGAGCCCGGCAGTGGCAACGGCGGTGGCGTTTACTGGGTGGACTCGCAGCAGAAGCGG tatgtcCCAGTGAAAGGAGACCATGTGATTGGCATAGTGACAGCTAAGTCTGGAGATATATTCAAAGTGGATGTTGGAGGGAGTGAGCCAGCTTCTTTGTCTTACTTGTCATTTGAAGGTGCAACTAAAAGAAACAGACCAAATGTGCAG GTTGGAGATCTCATCTATGGCCAGTTTGTGGTTGCTAATAAAGATATGGAACCAGAGATGGTCTGTATTGACAGCTGTGGACGAGCCAATGGAATGGGTGTGATTGGACAGGATGGTCTGCTTTTTAAAGTGACTTTGGGCTTAATTAGAAG GCTGCTAGCTCCAGACTGTGAAATCCTACAAGAAGTGGGAAAACTCTACCCACTGGAGATAGTATTTGGAATGAATGGAAGAATATGGGTTAAGGCAAAAACCATTCAGCAGACTTTGATTTTGGCAAACGTTTTAGAAGCCTGTGAACACATGACAGCAGATCAAAGAAAACAGATCTTCTCCAGATTGGCAGAAAGTTGA
- the EXOSC3 gene encoding exosome complex component RRP40 isoform X2, whose amino-acid sequence MAEAAAVVAESLAGYRARAARAVLEQVVLPGEELLLPGQEDGEGPGSAGERPLRLNAGARSRGRVVCGPGLRRCGDRLLVTKCGRLRHKEPGSGNGGGVYWVDSQQKRVGDLIYGQFVVANKDMEPEMVCIDSCGRANGMGVIGQDGLLFKVTLGLIRRLLAPDCEILQEVGKLYPLEIVFGMNGRIWVKAKTIQQTLILANVLEACEHMTADQRKQIFSRLAES is encoded by the exons ATGGCCGAGGCGGCGGCTGTTGTTGCGGAATCCCTGGCGGGCTACAGGGCTCGGGCGGCACGTGCGGTGCTAGAGCAGGTGGTGCTCCCGGGTGAGGAGCTGCTGCTCCCTGGACAGGAGGACGGAGAAGGCCCAGGAAGTGCAGGGGAGCGACCGCTGCGCCTGAACGCCGGGGCGCGCTCCCGGGGGCGCGTGGTGTGCGGCCCGGGCTTGCGGCGCTGCGGCGACCGGCTGCTGGTCACTAAGTGCGGCCGCCTCCGTCACAAGGAGCCCGGCAGTGGCAACGGCGGTGGCGTTTACTGGGTGGACTCGCAGCAGAAGCGG GTTGGAGATCTCATCTATGGCCAGTTTGTGGTTGCTAATAAAGATATGGAACCAGAGATGGTCTGTATTGACAGCTGTGGACGAGCCAATGGAATGGGTGTGATTGGACAGGATGGTCTGCTTTTTAAAGTGACTTTGGGCTTAATTAGAAG GCTGCTAGCTCCAGACTGTGAAATCCTACAAGAAGTGGGAAAACTCTACCCACTGGAGATAGTATTTGGAATGAATGGAAGAATATGGGTTAAGGCAAAAACCATTCAGCAGACTTTGATTTTGGCAAACGTTTTAGAAGCCTGTGAACACATGACAGCAGATCAAAGAAAACAGATCTTCTCCAGATTGGCAGAAAGTTGA